GGTAATGGTCCAATGCACATTTTCAACAATACCTTTGTCGCCAGGTTTAAACGTAGCACTTGTTTGAAATGCCTTTCCCCTGTTTTTAATTACCGAAACCCCGCGTGGCGAAGCGGCCAGCACACTAAAGCACGAGCTGCAGCTGAGATGCGAGTGCTGTTGCGCGGTGTATGACGGGATGGTGTGGCGGCAAACCGGACAGGCATATTCGGCCACCAGCGGCGCCGCTGTGTTTGCAGCAAGTGTTTTATTCAGAAACACGGCACGGCTTTCAGCATTGAGCGTTTTGCCGATGAAAGCGACTCCGGTAAGTTCCTTATTCACCGCCATTCTAAATACAGCGCCCACATCATTCTGCATCCAGATTGTAATGAACAGCTTATCCAGCCCGGCAAGCGGCATACTTCCGGTAACAATTCGCGAATCCACATTCAAAATTGCTGTTACCGTAAATAATTCCTTGTTGGGAAAAACCAAAATAGGCTTACCCACAGCAATCCGCTTTTTCTGCTCGTCCGTTAAAATATCCTTTGCCGGATGAAACACCATGATGCCACCGGTTTCTTCTTCAATCCAGATTATGCCTCTCGTGCTGTGTGCAGCCCACAACATACTGTATCCTTCGTCATACTTCTGATATACTCCGCCACTTACTACAAACTGCTCGCCTTCATAATTAACAAGGCTGCCCACACACAAACGGGCAAGCACATTGGGTAGCGGAGGCATTTTTCCTGTAACAACGTATGAAGATGTGGCTGCATCCCATTGCTGACAATTATTGCAGGCATGGCATACCATTACCTCATCGCCGGCATACATCTTAATCTGTACGCCGCATGATACACATTGCTGAAGCATTGCAACTCCCATTCTTCAGCGTGCTATCTGGTGAATATTACTTAATTCAGCCTTAAAGTAACGCGCAATATCCTGCGCCAGCTGTACTACAACTGCATCATTCCGGCGGCTGAAGTTGGATAAAAACACATCAAACGTAGCCAGATTGTATTCCGGCCAGGTGTGTATGGAAATATGCGACTCGGTTAAGGCTACTGCACCAGTAAAACCGGCATCGGGAAAACGATGCCATACATCGCCCACTTGTGTAAGGTGATGCGTTACAATTTGCGCATCCAGCCATTCCCTGAACAACTGCATATCTTTCAGCAAATCGCTGTCTTTACTTTGCAGCGTAGCCAGATAATGAAGGCCGGGGTTATACTGTGTGTTCATACTGAGCAAATGTAAACAAAATGAATTCTTACGCGCATCAATTAGTTGGAATTTCGCAAGAATACAGCCACTAATGCTCCGTAATGGAAAGCGTAATCACCGCCGGAGGGCCCTGCCTTGCTCCGGGTCTTCGGTATGTGGCTGACAGGTTTATCTGCCGGCGTTTAATATTCCACGATCCTTGCCAGTAATCTGCCGAAACAGTAGTGCGTTGAACTAAATGTGGTGATGAAAACTGATCTGTCATTTTCTGCATCAGATAATTTCTATTCTCAGGTGTGTCCCGCATCACAATATTGATGCGCTTAAGCCTGTTA
This genomic window from Bacteroidota bacterium contains:
- a CDS encoding S-adenosylmethionine decarboxylase, which translates into the protein MNTQYNPGLHYLATLQSKDSDLLKDMQLFREWLDAQIVTHHLTQVGDVWHRFPDAGFTGAVALTESHISIHTWPEYNLATFDVFLSNFSRRNDAVVVQLAQDIARYFKAELSNIHQIAR